The following proteins are encoded in a genomic region of Mahella australiensis 50-1 BON:
- a CDS encoding response regulator transcription factor: MPEKLTTREKEVLLCIINGINNQEITNKLLISKNTAKNHVYHIMRKMRVHRKTQVIKKAYDMLPQMISDQGNQVI; encoded by the coding sequence GTGCCGGAAAAACTCACTACCCGCGAAAAAGAAGTGCTGTTATGCATCATCAACGGGATAAACAATCAAGAAATAACAAATAAACTGCTAATATCCAAGAACACCGCCAAGAACCACGTTTACCACATTATGCGCAAGATGCGTGTTCACCGGAAGACGCAGGTAATCAAAAAGGCATACGACATGCTGCCGCAGATGATAAGTGACCAGGGAAATCAGGTGATCTGA